Proteins encoded together in one Oncorhynchus mykiss isolate Arlee chromosome 7, USDA_OmykA_1.1, whole genome shotgun sequence window:
- the LOC110527547 gene encoding gap junction alpha-8 protein-like, with amino-acid sequence MGDWSFLGNILEEVNEHSTVIGRVWLTVLFIFRILILGTAAEFVWGDEQSDYVCNTQQPGCENVCYDEAFPISHIRLWVLQIIFVSTPSLVYVGHAVHYVHMEEKRKEREEAELNRQQELCEERLPLAPDQGSVRTTKETSTKGSKKFRLEGTLLRTYICHIIFKTLFEVGFVVGQYFLYGFRILPLYQCSRWPCPNTVDCFVSRPTEKTVFIIFMLAVACVSLFLNFVEISHLGLKKIRFVFRKPPPQTQGGQDGEDQSPPEEKSLHSMAVSSIQKAKGYRQLEEDKPASHFFPLTEVGMEAGRLPVPYQMESENVSKVYDESLPSYIQTTGAEVRVLPESGEDEGPAEPDIEATDTIADTRPLSSLSKASSRARSDDLTV; translated from the coding sequence ATGGGTGACTGGAGCTTCTTGGGAAACATATTAGAGGAAGTAAATGAACACTCAACGGTGATTGGGAGGGTGTGGCTCACAGTGCTCTTCATCTTCCGGATCCTCATCCTGGGCACAGCCGCTGAGTTTGTGTGGGGCGACGAGCAGTCGGATTACGTGTGCAACACCCAGCAGCCCGGTTGCGAGAACGTGTGCTACGACGAGGCTTTCCCCATCTCGCACATCCGTCTGTGGGTTCTCCAGATCATCTTTGTGTCTACACCCTCGCTGGTGTACGTGGGCCACGCTGTGCACTATGTCCACATGGAGGAGAAGCGCAAGGAGCGCGAGGAGGCTGAGTTGAACCGCCAGCAGGAGCTGTGTGAGGAGAGGTTGCCGCTCGCGCCTGACCAGGGCAGTGTGCGCACCACCAAGGAGACCAGCACCAAGGGCAGCAAGAAGTTCAGGCTAGAGGGCACCCTGCTGAGGACCTACATCTGCCACATCATCTTCAAGACGCTATTCGAGGTGGGATTCGTGGTGGGCCAGTACTTCCTGTACGGCTTCCGCATCCTGCCGCTGTACCAGTGCAGCCGCTGGCCCTGCCCCAACACCGTGGACTGCTTCGTGTCGCGCCCCACCGAGAAGACTGTCTTCATCATCTTCATGTTGGCCGTGGCATGCGTCTCGCTCTTCCTCAACTTTGTGGAGATCAGCCACCTGGGCCTGAAGAAGATCCGCTTTGTGTTCCGCAAGCCGCCGCCCCAGACCCAGGGCGGACAAGACGGCGAAGACCAGAGCCCCCCTGAGGAAAAGAGCCTGCACTCCATGGCCGTGTCGTCCATCCAGAAGGCCAAGGGCTACCGGCAGCTGGAGGAGGACAAGCCCGCATCGCACTTCTTCCCCTTAACAGAGGTGGGCATGGAGGCAGGCAGGCTGCCCGTACCTTACCAGATGGAAAGTGAGAACGTCTCTAAAGTGTACGACGAGTCTTTGCCTTCCTACATCCAGACCACTGGGGCGGAGGTGAGGGTCCTACCGGAAAGCGGCGAGGACGAGGGCCCCGCGGAACCCGACATTGAGGCTACCGACACGATAGCAGACACCAGACCACTCAGCAGTTTAAGCAAAGCCAGCAGCAGGGCAAGGTCAGATGATTTGACAGTATGA